The following DNA comes from bacterium.
CATCCAGCTGGAACCGTTTGGGAGCCGCATCATCTATGTCGAAGAGTAAGCGCCGGCCGGCCGCGCGCGGCGGCGCGAAAAGTCCGGCCAGGCGTCCTGGTGCCGGCGTCGCTCAGGTCGCGGCGGGCGCCGCGCGGGCGGCGATGGACGATCATGTCTTCCGGCTCCGGGCGGCGCTCGCGGCCGTGGACACCCCGGATCTCGTCGCGTTCGCGGAACGGCTCTGGCAGACCGCGCGCGCCGGCGGGCTTATTCTCATCGCCGGGAACGGCGGCAGCGCCGCGAACGCCTCGCACATGGCGGTTGACCTCGGCAAGTCGTCGCTCGGCCGGCCGCCCCGAGCCGGCGCGCCGCGGGTGCGCGCGCTGGCGCTCAGCGAGGCGGTGGGCACGCTGACGGCCTGGGCCAACGACGACGCCTACGAGAGCGCGTTCGCCGAGCAGGTCACGACGCTCGCCGGCGCCGGCGACGCGGTGCTGCTGCTCTCCGTCAGCGGGCACTCGCCGAACATCACCGCCGCGGCGCAGGCGGCCCGCGACGCGGGCGCGAGCGTGTTCGCGCTGCTCGGCGGAGACGGCGGCGCGGTGCGGGCGTTGGCCGACCACGCGATCGTCGTGCCGAGCGACGACTACCAGATCGTCGAGGACGCGCACCTCGCGATCAACCACATGCTGACCACGTACATTCGCCTCGCCCTGGGGGTCCGCACGCCGCGTGTCGCGGCGCC
Coding sequences within:
- a CDS encoding SIS domain-containing protein; translation: MSKSKRRPAARGGAKSPARRPGAGVAQVAAGAARAAMDDHVFRLRAALAAVDTPDLVAFAERLWQTARAGGLILIAGNGGSAANASHMAVDLGKSSLGRPPRAGAPRVRALALSEAVGTLTAWANDDAYESAFAEQVTTLAGAGDAVLLLSVSGHSPNITAAAQAARDAGASVFALLGGDGGAVRALADHAIVVPSDDYQIVEDAHLAINHMLTTYIRLALGVRTPRVAAPAAPPKARRRRPRG